AGTAAATCGGACCGGAGTGGAATCCGTCCCCGATTGGATCACGAAGCTCCCCTAAACCGACCTACCCCCTATAAATACCCCAACTCTCTCCTCTCATTCCTCCCTTTTTCAAAAGATAAATATGATATATAGAATTTGAAAGTACGGTTGAGCGttgaatttgagatgaaggatccTCGGCAGGGAAATTCAGTGAGatcgaaaaagggaaaaattgtatCTCTCCTAGAAAAGCTATATTGAGAAGGTGTTAGATCGTTTTGGCATGAAAGATACCAAACTAGTAAGTATTTCTCTTCTTGCTCACTTTAGATTATTAGCTAGTTTATGTCCACAAACatattaggaaattaaaaatatgtCACACATTCCATATTATAATGCAGTTGGTAGCCTTATGTATACTATGATTTGTACTCGACCGGACATATCACATGTTGTTAGCGTGATAAGTATATATTTATCATGCCTAGGTAAAGTTCATTGTCAAGCTCTGCAGTGGATTTTGAGATATTTGAAGGGTACTTCAGATTATGATTTAGAGTTTGAGAATACTTTTGAAACTCTTACAGGATATGCTAATTCTAACTAGTCTGGTGACCTTGATAAGAGGAAGTTTTTGACTGGGTGCATCTTTACTATTGGAGGTTATGCGGTCGGTTAGAAAGCTTCTTTAAAACATACTATAAGGGCAAAGTATATGACTATTACGGAGGTAGTTAAGAGGCTTATTTAGAGAGCTCAATGTGGGTTATGGTGTGACTGTTGTCCATTGCGATAGTCATAGTGCTATACATCTTACAAAGTATCATATGTATCATTAGAGGACAAAGCACATTGATGTGCGGTATCATTATTTTCGAGACATTCTTGCTGATGGTTATATTAAGGTCTTGAAGATTGATACGTAAAACAATCCAGTTGATATGTTGATGAAGTCCTTGCCTATTACTAAATTCAAGCATTACTTGGATTTAATTAATGTTTGCCGCAATCGAGTTTTACTCCGGTGGGAGGATAAGATTGTTTATTACTTATGCCTATTTGAGGAATTTAAGCCAACGTGGAGATTTGTTGAGTATGTCTTTAATTCGTTATGGGCTTGGGCCAACATTAGGTTTGCAGGTAGTAGCATAGATATTGCTCTTTCTCAAGCTATTACATTAAGAAACAGAGACTGAAAGAGGGTTTAGTTTTGATAGCTTccttttgtaatatttgattttCATAGTGGATTTCGCTTCTTCTCTCCCCGTGATTTTTCCCGCAAGAATTTTCATGTAAATCTTTGTGTTCGTTTCTTCTTCTCAATCttaatttcattattatttccGCATTAATCATAATAGGTATCATgaagataaaattgaaactgGTGTTTATTGATTAATTGTGGGCCTTTGCTTGAATTAGAATCGTAATATCCGTAGCTCCTGGCGACGGTTTAGCGACAATTAcaaagaaagcaaataacatCCTACGTAACTTCTAGAATTCAGCGGCATGTATCTACAAACGGTTACCAAAAGACCCACTACTCCGACAATCAGGGCCTCATTGCTTGTCCTGCGTCAACAGTTTCTTGCACAGCTTGCATCCCCGTTTCGTTACAACAACCCATATTTCTTGGCCATTATCACTAGTGGCTTTGGAGATTTACAGCTCCTTAAATGGTGATTGTGCAAGCCGAAATTGTTGACCGCATAATTGAACTTTTGTCTGGCTCTTGATTCATTGATCTTTGCGTCAACTTGGATTTATTTTTGCCAACAGTTTCACTTGCTGACGTTTCAGGACTCAATACTTAGTAATTTTCTCTTATATCGCTTGTCAGTAACTTCTCATCGCTTTTGCCAATTTTCTCAGGCTCGTCGGGGTCCACAAAGGCTTGCCCTCGTGCCTGGTTACTCAGCTTCTACTACCAAGCCACTAGCTCTCAGGCTTGGGTACATTAAGGCCAATCTTGAGTCAACAAGGCCAGGCCCGAGACTCCGATATCGGATGCTTGGGCCCCCCAGCTCCTGCGCCCAATCATTTGCACCCGGGCTTGGGACACTAGTTCGGTGTCTAGGCCTCGGTCCATCAAGACCAAGCGTAGGTCCATAGAGGCTACACTCACGACATCGGTTTATCAAGGCCGAGCCCAATTCGATAGAGTTCGGGTCGGGGTTGGGACCCCGACAATTGTGTCTGGATACTCGGTTCTGGCGCCAATTCACCGGCGCCCGTGCCTAGGCCCATTGAGACTAGGTCCGATACCCGGGTGCTCGTGCTCAAGTTTTTGACGGCCACGCTTTGGTAACAAATCCCATACCCGGGTCTCTAGTGCTCGGGTTCGAGACCCCTATTTGATGCATGGGCCCCACACCATCGAGGCTTGGCCCAAGTCCATAGAGGTCAGACTCGAGACCCTAGTGTTTGTGCCCAAGTACCCGATGGCCATGTCCAGGTTCTTGAATCCTGTGTCCAAGTAGCTGACGCTGGAGCTCGAGACTTTGGTTCCTATGATCAGGCCTCCGCCGGCTATACTCAAATACCTAGCTCTTGTCCCCATTCATTGGAGATTGGGGCCGGGTCCACATAGGCCAAGTTCGGGACTCTAGTTTGGCACTTGGGTGCTGTTCCATAGAGTCCAGGCCCGAGATCTTGGTTCCTGTGCTTGGTCCCCAACGACATGCTTGTGTGCTCGACTTCGATGCCTAAGTTATCGATGCTTGGACCTAGGTCCCCCGAGTTTGGACTGGTTCCTTGGCGAGCGGGCCCAAGACCTTAGTGCTAGAGTCCCCCGACGGCTGTGCTCGAATAACCGCGTCTTGTGTCCAAGTAACAGTCGCCAAGGCTTGGTTCACAAAGGTTGAGCCCGTGGACCCCGATGCTCGTGTTAAGAGTCCTCAATGGCTAGGCTTGGGACCCTTGTGCTCGTGCATGGGTCCCTAGCTCCCATGCTTGGATACTCGGCTCATGGGCCCAAGTCACTAGCTCCCAGGTTCGGTTCCTCAGTGGCTAGGCTCGAGTCCATAAAAGCTAAGCTCAAGTCCCTCGAGGCGAAGCTCAAGGCTTCAATGCTCGAGCTCAAGTCCTTTGTGGCCGTGCCTGGTACCCGACTCATGCTATAATCTCCGATTATATTTTTGATAGAGTTGGTGGGATGTGATTATGATGATGTTCATAATATTTGAGAAGTAGGCGCGCTTTAGTCAAGCGTCTCCCTATTTATGTTATGGTTCCTCTCTCTTCGATTGTTGGACCGGGACATCTTTCAGGTAGTTTGAAGCCCCATTAAATAACACGAACTCCTTCGTCActtgacaaatttaaaattgcaaaatgggTGGCTCGAAGAATTCAACTATAACAGCGGGAGAAGACAAATGCTGCTTGTAGTGGGGGATAGGACGACAAGTGAGGTCTGATCGAATAAGGTAAGGGAGAGCTTGTGAAGGGATTTTGAATGTTTGACTGGCACCGTGCTTGTGCTGTATTGTATCATTTAAATGGTGAATCAAGATTCGAATTGGGAATAATAAGTCCATGAAAATCATCAAATATCCGGCATGTACTGCATGTGCCTAATTTGAATTGAAAACGACGCAGGAGGAGACATTTTTGACCAGATACTGGTGGGGGCTGAACTTCTTTCCTTTACAGATTGCGGTCTGGGAAGGGAGGTGGTCCGTTCCAAAAGGGGCGTCCAAATTCCACTCTTCTTCTGGTCATATTCCCGCAGAATGTGGATGGCGGACTTCCCAGCCTTTCTTTTGAAAACAGTGGGATCCGAAGAGGGTTTGTACATATGAACACAGAGGAGTGACTTcatgagtttttctttttggtcatcTTCCCAGTGAAGTTCGCACAGGTAAGAATGAAAACTTCAGGAAACGCCTAGTACTTCTAACAAACAGAAAACCAATTGAATCTGGGTAAAGTAGCACCAAACTAGACATGTCAACACGTACGGCAGGGAAGCCAAGTGCTGTTTGGTCACTGCTCAAACAAGAGGGCTTCAAATTTTTCTCCATACTTGGTCGGAGAAAATTATcttcaataatatttttgattGGTGGTAAATAATTTGAACACTATTCACATGCAATCTTAACTAGTGGGTGATGTCCATATTATGATCGCCTAATTAAAGCAATCCTCCAACTAGAGAGAGGACGGAAAATGCTAAAGAATTCACAAGCAAGCAAGGCACGGGCAATGAgtgtaaaaaaaatagaaatcaggaaaaaaagtGTTCTATTTTGAACAAAACATTTGAATTAATGAACCTGATAAAACTaaataatagaaagaaaagcACTTAATGGAAAGAAGTGATAAAAATGCACATACAGATGGCATACATATCCATAGAAAGAGGAAGCTATATCAAGATTCATGCTATTTTTGGAAGGTTATTGTGAGATATAAAAGATGccaatttcaactttgaaacaTGTGAGGGATAATATAGAATTATATGTTCACACGTTTGTATTTGTGCATAATAATGGTAGTATATCCATTTGACGGCATCGaaagaacccaaaaaaagaaaagaaaagagagagagagatcgaaatCCCATGAAAATAGTAGGACACTCTCTTTGTTTTATACAACGGAATAGATACAATTCGCgaggaatataaaaaaaaatgatattgcttaTTGGAGAAAGTCACGAGCTTCACGGAGAAAAAGTTAGAGGGGATAAAGATAAAATTTTTGGGATCAGACATGGGAGAAAACAGAGGATAAACTGGGTCACTGTCACAGCATTTAACACGGTTTGGCAGGGCCGAGAGCACGGGCGTCTGTTTTGTGGAGTATCATAATGTGGCGCTTGCCAATGTTGACCTAATCGTAACCACTCCCCCAGTGGCACGTAACCAGCACTCCAAAACGTCCATTTTGTTGGTGGGGAATGGGGACTTGAGAGGAGGGTAGAGGAGCCGACTCCGCTGTCAATGTCATCAGCTCCAAAGTCCACAAAAGGAAACGACTGCTCGGTTGGTCTCGCTCTCTGACAAACCATGCCGGTCGTCGTAAGATGGGTGCGTAGTTTcctattttcattcaaaaggGGGCGTGATTTCCACATTCGCTTATTCCAATTTGACGGGACCAACTTGGCGGGCGATACTcattcaattattatttttcttttatggcGAGGTCGTCCTGGTCACCCTTTTGTACATATAGGTGAGCCTTGCTAGCATCTGGCAACGGCATCACAACCCCCCCTCATTCATCCCACCAAAACCCATTAGCCACCTCCCAATTTTGTGCTGTAATCTCCCTAGTCTCCAGTACTCCGGAGTGTAGTCCACACTAGCACTTTTGGGAGGATCATCAGCAATGGAATATCTGCAGTACTCAAACGCAAAGGCGCTGATATCCATAGCCGTGGTGGGCGTAATAGGAGTGTTGCTGAGGCTGTACAACGCGCTGGTGGTGAAGCCGGAAAAGTTGAGGTCCTTGCTGAGGAAACAAGGCATCGACGGACCACCCCCCGCCTTCTTGCTTGGCAACATCATGGAGATCAAGAAGGCgagatcctcctcctcctcctcctccgctccCAAGACTCCGCCTGGCCAGCCCCCTGCTCGCCATGATTGTGCAGCTGCCCTCTTCCCCTTCTTCGACAAGTGGAGAAAACAATACGGTAGTTCCCCTCACCCCCGCCCTAACTGGGATCTTCATCTCTTTTCTACCGTTCATCTAAAAATATTCACGTGTTTCAATTTTTCACTTCTCACATTCACACTAAATTTCATTTTACATGTTCTCGATCAGTAAAAAAAGCAGAAGAGTAATTCACTACTCCTGTATCAAATCATTCCTCCTTCCTACTTCCTTCATTGAATTGGATCGGTCATTTGGGGTTCGGACGTGGACAATCGGATCAGGCTGATCTCATGCGCTGGTGTGTTGTCATGATTTTTACAGGAGATAAATTCTTGTTCTCGCTGGGGAACACACTGATAGTATATGTGAACCAACCAGACGTGGTTAGGGAGATTACCACCTGCACTACTTTGGACTTGGGGAAGCCCTCATACCAGTTCAAGGAGAGGGGTCCCTTGATGGGCCAAGGCATCTTAACTTCCAACGGCCCCCACTGGGCTCATCAGCGCAAGATCCTCGCTCCTGAGCTTTATATGGAGAAGGTTAAGGTATGTTTATCTTAATCGACGTCTTCTAATACCACCATCGCACcaccatttcttcttttcaattaaCATGTCGGAATTTGCCGGCCGGCAGGGGATGATAAACCTCATAAATGAGTCGACGGAGACACTGTTAAAGTCTTGGAAGAACAAAGTGGACGCAGCCGGTGAAGTAGCCAACATTAACATCGACCAGCACATGAGAAGTTTCTCCGGAGATGTCATCTCCAGAGCCTGCTTTGGCAGCAATTTCGCGAAAGGAGAAGAGATCTTCCACAAGTTGAGGGCTCTCCAAGAGGCCATGTCCAAGAAAGTTCTCTCCACTGGGATTCCTGGCATGAGGTGAGtaattaaatctttcttctgAAAAACCTCCAATTAAGCGCTACGCCCgccccacccacccacccacaccacgataaaaaagggaaaaaagaaaagccccTATCGCTTAGCTGGCTTTAATCAATTCTGGTTATACAATGACGCAGATACCTCCCCACCAAGAGTAACAGAGAAGCCTGGGCACTGGAGAAGGAGGTCCGCAGTTTGATACTGCATGTGGTGAAGGAGAGGATGGAAGCTGCATACGAGAAGGACCTTCTGCAGATGCTTCTCGAGGGCGCCAAAGACAGCGACTTGAGCCAGGAGGCCATGGACCGCTTCATTGTCGACAACTGCAAAAACATTTACTTGGCTGGGTACGAGACCACTGCCGTCTCTGCGACATGGTGCCTCATGCTGTTAGCTTCCAGCCAAGAGTGGCAAGATCGTGTGCGCGCCGAGGTTCTTGAAGTCTGTGGGGGCCGTCTTCCTGATGCGGATATGATCCGTAAGATGAAACTGGTGCGCCTCCCCCACGCCTTTCAGACAGATTGCATATAATATGATTTGTTGAATCCATTA
The genomic region above belongs to Rhodamnia argentea isolate NSW1041297 chromosome 6, ASM2092103v1, whole genome shotgun sequence and contains:
- the LOC115745903 gene encoding cytochrome P450 714C2-like isoform X1, with product MEYLQYSNAKALISIAVVGVIGVLLRLYNALVVKPEKLRSLLRKQGIDGPPPAFLLGNIMEIKKARSSSSSSSAPKTPPGQPPARHDCAAALFPFFDKWRKQYGDKFLFSLGNTLIVYVNQPDVVREITTCTTLDLGKPSYQFKERGPLMGQGILTSNGPHWAHQRKILAPELYMEKVKGMINLINESTETLLKSWKNKVDAAGEVANINIDQHMRSFSGDVISRACFGSNFAKGEEIFHKLRALQEAMSKKVLSTGIPGMRYLPTKSNREAWALEKEVRSLILHVVKERMEAAYEKDLLQMLLEGAKDSDLSQEAMDRFIVDNCKNIYLAGYETTAVSATWCLMLLASSQEWQDRVRAEVLEVCGGRLPDADMIRKMKLLTMVINESLRLYSPVPVVSREALTDLKFGDLKVPEGVNVWTMVLTLHTDPEIWGPDSYSFNPARFANGITGACKLPHLYMPFGVGPRMCLGQNLAMVELKILIAQLLSNFSFTLSPNYIHSPALRLVIEPEHGVELSVTKLSRD
- the LOC115745903 gene encoding cytochrome P450 714C2-like isoform X2 → MEYLQYSNAKALISIAVVGVIGVLLRLYNALVVKPEKLRSLLRKQGIDGPPPAFLLGNIMEIKKARSSSSSSSAPKTPPGQPPARHDCAAALFPFFDKWRKQYGDKFLFSLGNTLIVYVNQPDVVREITTCTTLDLGKPSYQFKERGPLMGQGILTSNGPHWAHQRKILAPELYMEKVKGMINLINESTETLLKSWKNKVDAAGEVANINIDQHMRSFSGDVISRACFGSNFAKGEEIFHKLRALQEAMSKKVLSTGIPGMRYLPTKSNREAWALEKEVRSLILHVVKERMEAAYEKDLLQMLLEGAKDSDLSQEAMDRFIVDNCKNIYLAGYETTAVSATWCLMLLASSQEWQDRVRAEVLEVCGGRLPDADMIRKMKLGTAHNGDKRVPASILPRASGVEGGLDGFEIRGPESAGRGERVDDGVDTAYGS